From a region of the Sesamum indicum cultivar Zhongzhi No. 13 linkage group LG3, S_indicum_v1.0, whole genome shotgun sequence genome:
- the LOC105157781 gene encoding putative late blight resistance protein homolog R1B-16 isoform X1 has product MATAYAALVSLVHTIEQIQHHPRPPVSLDENQVQSLQEKVAFLQDFLEDYSHRLSQEHGDGLMVRIADAAHAAEDVIESRIVDQIHDQSTSTHGEKMSSIDHFYQDLQNEIAEMDLIKKEVIEIKGKMRLIQDQLHRDSLAAGSLSSSTSMVQKQAMVGIDDVLIEIMDKLTGQHSSSRIIPIVGMGGIGKTTLARNVCQNPLIVQYFDIRAWVTVSQEYNTRQILLELNLDIEKDEGNKKKLRQKSEEELGEIIYKSLFGRRYLIIMDDMWTAEVWDNVKFFFPNNNSESRIMITTRLSNLAFQITGSHGLRMNFLDEEESWDLLCKTVFGEESNCPHELEEIGRKIAKHCKGLPLSIVVIGGLLAKSKQTCDYWEYIVENLSSIVSLEDNERCLRILYTSYHQLPVHLKPCFLYMRVFPEDREIRVSQIIKLWVAEGFLKPISGKSMEEVAEKYFKDLIDRNLILVRGFGFNGRIRFCNIHDLLRDLCLKEAQKEKFLCYHDIRKGINAQRRIVVHQNASKNKHDISQVLQSAARARSLICDFQGALLFDSLRLLRVLNLADWDGVYSRYQGLQDEYFSEAIFKLVNSRYLAFRADLNLSSGFRSSLHLLWNLQTVIVKEMHVIDAPPGIWKLPQLRHVQFYWFHLPDPPAGDEFVLENLQTMSSILNFKCGEDVVKRIPNIKKLRIGYDDFSFSHYCLQNLDRLHKLESLACTFQSRPRRSLLLNNLSFPYSLRKLNLYRNGLHWEDIATKIGSLPFLEVLKLFDAVMGPKWETVEGQFCSLKVLLVDGCYDLKSWTTESSHFPCLEHLILIEAGNLKEFPPGIGEIPTLQTIQLIFCSSSAIVTTKRIVEEQEELGNSGVHVLVKLSTDDSELTSLASNNFQFEIGF; this is encoded by the exons ATGGCAACGGCTTACGCAGCTCTCGTTTCTCTTGTGCATACCATAGAGCAAATCCAGCATCATCCTCGCCCTCCAGTTTCGCTAGACGAGAACCAAGTTCAGTCCCTCCAAGAAAAAGTTGCGTTCTTGCaagattttcttgaagatTACTCCCACAGGCTCAGCCAAGAACATGGAGATGGTTTGATGGTTCGCATAGCAGATGCAGCTCATGCGGCAGAAGATGTAATCGAATCCCGTATAGTGGATCAGATTCATGATCAGTCCACAAGTACTCATGGGGAAAAGATGAGTTCCATTGATCACTTCTACCAAGATTTGCAGAACGAAATAGCAGAAATGGATCTTATCAAGAAAGAGGTGATTGAGATTAAAGGGAAGATGAGATTGATCCAAGATCAGCTGCACAGAGATTCACTGGCTGCTGGTTCATTGAGCTCATCTACTTCCATGGTGCAAAAGCAGGCCATGGTTGGTATCGATGACGTATTGATTGAAATCATGGATAAGCTCACCGGACAACATTCCAGTTCCCGAATCATCCCAATAGTTGGAATGGGCGGCATTGGTAAGACTACACTTGCTAGAAATGTTTGCCAAAATCCATTGATTGtgcaatattttgatattcgTGCTTGGGTTACTGTTTCTCAAGAATACAATACACGACAAATTTTGTTAGAACTTAACCTTGATATCGAAAAGGATGAagggaacaagaaaaaattgaggCAAAAGAGTGAAGAGGAATTAGGAgaaataatatacaaaagtTTATTTGGTAGAAGGTATTTGATTATAATGGATGATATGTGGACTGCTGAGGTGTGGGATAATGTAAAGttcttttttccaaataacaaTAGTGAAAGTAGAATAATGATAACTACTAGGCTATCAAATTTGGCTTTCCAAATAACTGGCTCTCATGGGCTTAGGATGAATTTTTTGGATGAGGAAGAAAGTTGGGATTTACTTTGTAAAACTGTATTTGGAGAAGAAAGTAATTGCCCTCATGAATTGGAGGAAATTGGAAGGAAGATCGCAAAGCATTGCAAAGGACTTCCTTTATCCATAGTCGTGATTGGAGGACTCCTGGCAAAGTCAAAACAAACATGTGATTACTGGGAATACATAGTGGAAAATTTGAGTTCAATTGTGAGTTTAGAGGACAATGAACGTTGTTTGAGAATATTATATACGAGTTATCACCAGTTGCCTGTTCATCTCAAGCCATGTTTTCTCTATATGAGAGTTTTTCCTGAAGACAGGGAGATTCGTGTTTCACAGATCATCAAACTATGGGTTGCTGAAGGATTTCTAAAACCAATTAGTGGCAAAAGCATGGAAGAGGTTGCAGAAAAGTATTTTAAGGATCTTATTGATAGAAATCTCATTTTAGTCCGTGGGTTTGGGTTCAATGGGAGGATACGATTTTGCAACATTCATGATCTCTTGAGGGACCTATGCTTAAAAGAAGCTCAGAAAGAGAAGTTTCTATGCTATCATGACATTAGAAAAGGCATAAATGCTCAACGTCGCATTGTTGTTCATCAAAATGCATCAAAGaacaaacatgatatttcTCAAGTCCTGCAATCAGCGGCACGTGCTCGTTCTTTGATATGCGATTTTCAGGGAGCTCTCCTATTTGATTCTTTAAGATTGCTGAGGGTACTGAATCTGGCTGATTGGGATGGTGTATATTCTAGATATCAAGGACTACAAGATGAGTATTTCTCAGAAGCTATCTTCAAGCTAGTTAACTCAAGGTACCTTGCTTTCCGTgctgatttgaatttgagttcCGGATTTCGCTCCTCACTTCATCTTCTCTGGAATCTACAAACTGTGATTGTTAAGGAGATGCATGTTATTGATGCTCCACCTGGGATTTGGAAGCTGCCTCAACTTAGGCATGTCCAATTCTACTGGTTTCATCTCCCAGATCCACCTGCTGGGGATGAGTTTGTATTGGAAAATTTACAAACCATGTCTTCCATATTGAATTTCAAGTGTGGTGAAGATGTGGTTAAGAGAATACCCAATATCAAGAAACTAAGAATTGGTTATGATGATTTCTCCTTTTCACATTACTGTCTTCAAAATCTTGACCGTCTACATAAACTCGAATCCCTTGCTTGCACCTTTCAATCAAGGCCAAGGAGGAGTCTTTTGCTGAATAACCTGAGCTTCCCGTATTCTCTCAGGAAGTTGAATTTATACCGCAATGGTCTCCACTGGGAAGATATAGCGACAAAGATAGGTTCGTTACCCTTTCTTGAAGTGCTCAAATTGTTTGATGCTGTTATGGGACCCAAGTGGGAAACAGTTGAAGGGCAATTTTGCAGCCTAAAAGTCCTGCTCGTTGATGGCTGTTATGATCTAAAATCCTGGACGACAGAGAGTAGCCACTTTCCATGCCTTGAGCACCTTATTCTTATAGAAGCAGGGAACTTGAAGGAGTTTCCTCCGGGCATTGGAGAAATTCCAACACTTCAAACAATTCAGTTGATTTTTTGTAGCAGTTCTGCCATCGTTACTACAAAAAGAATAGTAGAGGAACAAGAGGAGCTTGGCAATTCAGGCGTTCATGTTCTAGTTAAGTTGTCGACTGATGACTCTGAACTGACAAGCTTGGcaagtaataattttcaatttgaaattgG GTTCTAA
- the LOC105157781 gene encoding putative late blight resistance protein homolog R1A-10 isoform X2 yields MATAYAALVSLVHTIEQIQHHPRPPVSLDENQVQSLQEKVAFLQDFLEDYSHRLSQEHGDGLMVRIADAAHAAEDVIESRIVDQIHDQSTSTHGEKMSSIDHFYQDLQNEIAEMDLIKKEVIEIKGKMRLIQDQLHRDSLAAGSLSSSTSMVQKQAMVGIDDVLIEIMDKLTGQHSSSRIIPIVGMGGIGKTTLARNVCQNPLIVQYFDIRAWVTVSQEYNTRQILLELNLDIEKDEGNKKKLRQKSEEELGEIIYKSLFGRRYLIIMDDMWTAEVWDNVKFFFPNNNSESRIMITTRLSNLAFQITGSHGLRMNFLDEEESWDLLCKTVFGEESNCPHELEEIGRKIAKHCKGLPLSIVVIGGLLAKSKQTCDYWEYIVENLSSIVSLEDNERCLRILYTSYHQLPVHLKPCFLYMRVFPEDREIRVSQIIKLWVAEGFLKPISGKSMEEVAEKYFKDLIDRNLILVRGFGFNGRIRFCNIHDLLRDLCLKEAQKEKFLCYHDIRKGINAQRRIVVHQNASKNKHDISQVLQSAARARSLICDFQGALLFDSLRLLRVLNLADWDGVYSRYQGLQDEYFSEAIFKLVNSRKLNLYRNGLHWEDIATKIGSLPFLEVLKLFDAVMGPKWETVEGQFCSLKVLLVDGCYDLKSWTTESSHFPCLEHLILIEAGNLKEFPPGIGEIPTLQTIQLIFCSSSAIVTTKRIVEEQEELGNSGVHVLVKLSTDDSELTSLASNNFQFEIGF; encoded by the exons ATGGCAACGGCTTACGCAGCTCTCGTTTCTCTTGTGCATACCATAGAGCAAATCCAGCATCATCCTCGCCCTCCAGTTTCGCTAGACGAGAACCAAGTTCAGTCCCTCCAAGAAAAAGTTGCGTTCTTGCaagattttcttgaagatTACTCCCACAGGCTCAGCCAAGAACATGGAGATGGTTTGATGGTTCGCATAGCAGATGCAGCTCATGCGGCAGAAGATGTAATCGAATCCCGTATAGTGGATCAGATTCATGATCAGTCCACAAGTACTCATGGGGAAAAGATGAGTTCCATTGATCACTTCTACCAAGATTTGCAGAACGAAATAGCAGAAATGGATCTTATCAAGAAAGAGGTGATTGAGATTAAAGGGAAGATGAGATTGATCCAAGATCAGCTGCACAGAGATTCACTGGCTGCTGGTTCATTGAGCTCATCTACTTCCATGGTGCAAAAGCAGGCCATGGTTGGTATCGATGACGTATTGATTGAAATCATGGATAAGCTCACCGGACAACATTCCAGTTCCCGAATCATCCCAATAGTTGGAATGGGCGGCATTGGTAAGACTACACTTGCTAGAAATGTTTGCCAAAATCCATTGATTGtgcaatattttgatattcgTGCTTGGGTTACTGTTTCTCAAGAATACAATACACGACAAATTTTGTTAGAACTTAACCTTGATATCGAAAAGGATGAagggaacaagaaaaaattgaggCAAAAGAGTGAAGAGGAATTAGGAgaaataatatacaaaagtTTATTTGGTAGAAGGTATTTGATTATAATGGATGATATGTGGACTGCTGAGGTGTGGGATAATGTAAAGttcttttttccaaataacaaTAGTGAAAGTAGAATAATGATAACTACTAGGCTATCAAATTTGGCTTTCCAAATAACTGGCTCTCATGGGCTTAGGATGAATTTTTTGGATGAGGAAGAAAGTTGGGATTTACTTTGTAAAACTGTATTTGGAGAAGAAAGTAATTGCCCTCATGAATTGGAGGAAATTGGAAGGAAGATCGCAAAGCATTGCAAAGGACTTCCTTTATCCATAGTCGTGATTGGAGGACTCCTGGCAAAGTCAAAACAAACATGTGATTACTGGGAATACATAGTGGAAAATTTGAGTTCAATTGTGAGTTTAGAGGACAATGAACGTTGTTTGAGAATATTATATACGAGTTATCACCAGTTGCCTGTTCATCTCAAGCCATGTTTTCTCTATATGAGAGTTTTTCCTGAAGACAGGGAGATTCGTGTTTCACAGATCATCAAACTATGGGTTGCTGAAGGATTTCTAAAACCAATTAGTGGCAAAAGCATGGAAGAGGTTGCAGAAAAGTATTTTAAGGATCTTATTGATAGAAATCTCATTTTAGTCCGTGGGTTTGGGTTCAATGGGAGGATACGATTTTGCAACATTCATGATCTCTTGAGGGACCTATGCTTAAAAGAAGCTCAGAAAGAGAAGTTTCTATGCTATCATGACATTAGAAAAGGCATAAATGCTCAACGTCGCATTGTTGTTCATCAAAATGCATCAAAGaacaaacatgatatttcTCAAGTCCTGCAATCAGCGGCACGTGCTCGTTCTTTGATATGCGATTTTCAGGGAGCTCTCCTATTTGATTCTTTAAGATTGCTGAGGGTACTGAATCTGGCTGATTGGGATGGTGTATATTCTAGATATCAAGGACTACAAGATGAGTATTTCTCAGAAGCTATCTTCAAGCTAGTTAACTCAAG GAAGTTGAATTTATACCGCAATGGTCTCCACTGGGAAGATATAGCGACAAAGATAGGTTCGTTACCCTTTCTTGAAGTGCTCAAATTGTTTGATGCTGTTATGGGACCCAAGTGGGAAACAGTTGAAGGGCAATTTTGCAGCCTAAAAGTCCTGCTCGTTGATGGCTGTTATGATCTAAAATCCTGGACGACAGAGAGTAGCCACTTTCCATGCCTTGAGCACCTTATTCTTATAGAAGCAGGGAACTTGAAGGAGTTTCCTCCGGGCATTGGAGAAATTCCAACACTTCAAACAATTCAGTTGATTTTTTGTAGCAGTTCTGCCATCGTTACTACAAAAAGAATAGTAGAGGAACAAGAGGAGCTTGGCAATTCAGGCGTTCATGTTCTAGTTAAGTTGTCGACTGATGACTCTGAACTGACAAGCTTGGcaagtaataattttcaatttgaaattgG GTTCTAA
- the LOC105157782 gene encoding putative late blight resistance protein homolog R1B-16, translating to MGQKHAMVGVDDVLNDIMDKLTGQQSGCRIVPIVGMGGIGKTALARNVYENPLIVQYFDTCAWVTVSQEYNIREILLELVCPERKESKEMLSGDALGEMLYRSLCGRRYLIVMDDMWSIEAWDKIKLFFPSNNKESRIMITTRLSNLALQISGSRGLTMNFLKENESWDLFCNTVFGEKSSCPLELEEIGKRVAKNCKGLPLSLILIGGLLAKSEKTRNYWEYIAENLSSIVNLEDNKRCLRVLYMSYLELPIHLKPCFLYMGVFPEDKVTYVSRLRKLWVAERFLKPISGKSLEEVAGEYLKDLIDRNLIIVHRLGSSGKIRSCKMHDLLRDLCLREAQKEKFLCSLEIGQAKTIHRRIVVHQNSSMEKYDTSKILHSAQLPRSLTCDVQEAFPLDSLRLLRVLKQTYSEDLHYLRRKDWYPIEAIFKLVNLQYLAFSAEMNLSSSFPSSMHLLWNLQTLIVKRTDGQLIYAPPEIWKMHQLRHVQVPGLGLPDPPTTTATKDEFVLPNLQKMSQIKNFKCAETVVVRIPNIRKLHIFYSESSISQYCPENLGYLQKLESLYVSLISEVRGIDLERLSFPHSLKKLTLWGGGFQWKQINAKIGSLPLLQGLKLYNDSVKGGIWNTVEGQFCSLRFLQMTCIYKLNRWRVDSSHFPCLNILRLVELRKLQKIPSSFAEIQTLELIELYMCRDSAVLSAKDIAEQQEEFGNHDFRVVVWVEPNSELKSLATHNFHVFSSGSRR from the exons ATGGGGCAGAAGCACGCCATGGTTGGTGTTGATGATGTCTTGAATGACATAATGGATAAGCTCACCGGACAACAATCTGGTTGCCGTATCGTCCCAATAGTTGGGATGGGCGGTATTGGTAAGACTGCACTTGCTAGAAATGTTTATGAGAATCCGCTTATTGTACAATACTTTGACACTTGTGCTTGGGTTACAGTTTCTCAAGAATATAACATACGAGAAATTTTGTTAGAACTTGTTTGTccagaaagaaaagagagcaagGAAATGCTGAGTGGAGATGCATTAGGAGAAATGTTGTATAGAAGTTTATGTGGTAGAAGGTATTTGATTGTAATGGATGATATGTGGAGTATTGAGGCATGGGATAAGATAAAACTGTTCTTTCCAAGTAACAACAAGGAAAGTAGAATAATGATAACCACTAGGCTGTCAAACTTGGCTTTGCAAATAAGTGGCTCTCGTGGCCTTACAATGAATTTTCTGAAGGAGAACGAAAGTTGGGATTTGTTTTGTAACACTgtgtttggagaaaaaagTAGTTGCCCTCTTGAATTAGAGGAAATTGGAAAGAGAGTTGCCAAAAATTGCAAAGGACTTCCTTTGTCACTCATTCTGATTGGAGGGCTCCTAGCAAAGTCGGAAAAGACAAGAAATTACTGGGAATACATTGCAGAAAATTTAAGTTCAATTGTGAATTTAGAGGACAACAAACGTTGCTTAAGAGTACTGTATATGAGTTATCTGGAGTTACCAATTCATTTAAAGCCATGCTTCCTTTATATGGGAGTTTTTCCTGAAGACAAAGTGACTTATGTTTCAAGGCTTAGAAAACTTTGGGTTGCGGAAAGATTTCTAAAACCAATTAGTGGCAAAAGCTTAGAAGAGGTAGCAGGAGAGTACTTGAAGGACCTTATCGACAGAAATCTTATTATAGTCCATAGGTTAGGATCTAGTGGAAAAATAAGATCATGCAAAATGCATGATCTCTTGAGGGATCTATGCTTAAGAGAAGCTCAAAAGGAGAAGTTTCTTTGTAGTCTTGAAATCGGACAAGCTAAAACTATCCATCGTCGTATTGTTGTACATCAAAACTCTTCAATGGAGAAATATGATACCTCTAAAATTTTGCACTCGGCACAACTTCCTCGTTCTTTGACATGTGATGTTCAGGAAGCTTTCCCGTTGGATTCTTTGAGATTGTTGAGGGTACTCAAACAGACTTATTCCGAGGATTTACATTATTTAAGGAGAAAGGATTGGTATCCGATAGAAGCTATTTTCAAGCTAGTTAACTTGCAGTATCTAGCTTTCTCCGCGGAGATGAATTTGAGCTCTAGTTTTCCTTCTTCAATGCACCTTCTTTGGAATTTACAAACATTGATTGTTAAGAGGACTGATGGGCAGCTCATTTATGCTCCACCTGAGATTTGGAAAATGCATCAACTTAGGCATGTGCAGGTCCCTGGACTTGGCCTCCCAGATCCACCCACAACCACTGCCACCAAGGATGAGTTTGTTTTGCCAAACCTGCAGAAGATGTCTCAGATTAAGAACTTTAAATGTGCTGAAACAGTGGTTGTGAGAATTCCCAATATCAGGAAGctgcatatattttattctgaaTCATCCATTTCGCAGTACTGTCCCGAAAATCTTGGCTATCTACAGAAACTGGAATCCCTTTACGTCAGTTTAATTAGTGAAGTAAGAGGGATTGATTTGGAGAGGCTGAGCTTCCCGCACTCGCTCAAGAAGTTGACTTTGTGGGGCGGTGGTTTTCAATGGAAACAAATAAATGCAAAGATAGGTTCATTGCCCCTCCTTCAAGGGCTCAAATTGTATAATGACTCTGTTAAAGGGGGCATTTGGAATACAGTTGAAGGGCAATTTTGCAGCCTAAGATTCTTGCAAATGACTTGCATTTATAAACTGAATCGCTGGAGGGTGGATAGTAGCCACTTTCCATGCCTCAACATCCTTCGACTTGTAGAGCTAcgtaaattacagaaaattccTTCAAGTTTTGCAGAAATTCAAACACTTGAATTGATCGAGTTGTATATGTGTAGAGATTCTGCCGTCCTTTCTGCCAAGGACATAGCAGAGCAACAGGAGGAGTTTGGGAACCATGACTTTCGAGTTGTAGTCTGGGTGGAGCCTAACTCTGAACTAAAGAGCTTGGCAACtcataattttcatgttttttcaAGTGG GTCTAGAAGGTAA
- the LOC105157784 gene encoding putative late blight resistance protein homolog R1A-10, with protein sequence MATAYAALVSLMHIIEQIKHHPHPPVCLDKEQVQSLQENVAFLQDFLEYYHRLISQEYEDGLVIRIADAAHAAEDVIENHVVDRVLDDQSTTTSREDLSSIDHQFYQDLQKVIADMDLIKKQVIEIKVKIGIVQDPQLHRNSNPAGSLSSSILQGHKQAMVGRDDALNEIMDKLTRQQSDCLIIPIVGMGGIGKTTLARNVYENPLIVEYFDIRAWVTVSQEYNTREILLELVCPNNKERKEALREIPDEGLGEMLYKCLCGRRYLIVMDDIWSIEAWNNVKLFFPNNNSESRIMVTTRLANLAWQISGSRGLKVNFLDTSQSWDLFCKIVFGEEGNCPLELEEIGKTIAKNCQGLPLSVIVIGGILAKSKKTRDYWEYIAENLSSVVNLDDNERCLRILYMSYKELPVHLKPCFLYMGVLTKDNNTYASRLRKLWVAEGFVKSISGKSLEEAAEEYLKNLIDRNLIIGHMERSRVKIKSCSMHDLIWDLCLREAKNEKFLCSLESGQCITMQRRIVVHERSSEEKYDLHKVLHSAPLARSLTCNFQEDLQLASFRLLRVLKRTDSEEIVTVKRKDSYTIPMEAIFKLVNCRYLVFSVDINLNSRFLPSMHLLWNLQTLIIEDSDWRRIYAPPEIWKMHQLRHVHVFRLNLPDPLTGDDGFVLSNLQKMSFIENFRCSEAVVKRIPNIKKLRISYHDSSSWRYYLENLGHLQKLESLDLGFIKVRGIHLLESLSIMHSLRKLTLWGCLLQWEDITTSIGLLPHLQVLRLLRESVTGHEWETVEGHFCHLTSLIIDDIKDLEYWKSESSHFPCLNQLLLRHLRTLNEIPLSFGGIQTLELIALYDCSDSAVISAKEIAEQQEELGNEDLLVFVSLDPDSELRPELKSSASRRFRVILNRLAGPRQKAPAWSSCKRKTVECAFEVLESSSVCVYSCTCWCCFLMHNIIVSMVDDVM encoded by the exons ATGGCAACGGCTTATGCAGCTTTAGTTTCTCTTATGCACATCATAGAGCAAATCAAGCATCACCCTCACCCTCCGGTTTGTCTTGACAAAGAACAGGTTCAATCCCTCCAAGAAAATGTTGCCTTCTTGCaagattttcttgaatattacCACAGACTGATCAGCCAAGAATATGAAGATGGTTTGGTGATTCGCATAGCAGATGCAGCTCATGCCGCGGAAGATGTAATCGAAAACCATGTAGTGGATCGGGTTCTTGATGATCAATCCACAACTACTTCAAGGGAAGACCTCAGTTCTATTGATCATCAGTTCTATCAAGATCTGCAGAAAGTCATAGCAGACATGGATCTCATTAAGAAACAGGTGATTGAGATCAAGGTGAAGATCGGAATAGTCCAAGATCCTCAGCTGCACAGAAATTCAAATCCTGCCGGTTCATTGAGCTCATCTATTCTCCAGGGGCACAAGCAGGCCATGGTTGGTCGTGATGATGCCTTGAATGAGATCATGGATAAGCTCACCAGACAACAATCTGATTGTCTAATCATCCCCATAGTTGGAATGGGAGGTATTGGTAAGACTACACTTGCTAGAAATGTTTATGAAAATCCGCTCATTGTGGAATACTTTGACATTCGTGCTTGGGTTACAGTTTCTCAAGAATATAACACACGAGAAATTCTGTTGGAACTTGTTTGTCCAAACAACAAAGAGAGAAAGGAAGCTTTGAGGGAAATACCAGATGAGGGACTAGGAGAAATGTTGTACAAATGTCTATGTGGTAGAAGATATTTGATTGTAATGGATGATATATGGAGCATTGAGGCGTGGAACAATGTAAAATTGTTCTTTCCTAATAACAACAGTGAAAGCAGAATTATGGTAACCACTAGGTTAGCAAACTTGGCTTGGCAAATAAGTGGCTCTCGTGGTCTTAAGGTGAACTTTTTAGACACAAGTCAAAGTTGggatttattttgtaaaattgtgTTTGGAGAAGAAGGTAATTGTCCTCTTGAATTAGAGGAAATCGGAAAGACAATTGCCAAAAATTGCCAAGGACTTCCTTTGTCAGTGATTGTGATTGGAGGAATCCTAGCAAAGTCGAAGAAGACACGAGATTATTGGGAGTACATTGCAGAAAATTTAAGTTCAGTTGTAAATTTAGATGACAACGAACGTTGCTTAAGAATATTATACATGAGCTATAAGGAATTGCCAGTTCATCTAAAGCcatgttttctttatatggGAGTTTTAACTAAAGACAATAACACTTATGCCTCGAGGCTTAGAAAACTATGGGTTGCCGAAGGATTTGTAAAGTCAATTAGTGGCAAAAGCTTAGAGGAGGCCGCAGAAGAGTACTTGAAGAACCTTATTGATAGAAATCTCATTATAGGCCATATGGAGAGATCTcgtgtgaaaataaaatcctGCAGCATGCATGATCTCATATGGGACCTGTGCTTAAGAGAAGCTAAAAACGAGAAGTTCCTTTGCAGTCTTGAGTCTGGACAATGCATAACTATGCAACGCCGTATTGTTGTTCATGAGAGGTCATCAGAGGAGAAATATGATCTCCATAAGGTTTTGCACTCAGCTCCACTTGCTCGTTCTTTGACATGCAATTTTCAGGAAGATCTCCAATTAGCTTCTTTTAGATTGCTAAGGGTACTGAAAAGGACTGATTCAGAGGAAATTGTTACagtcaaaagaaaagattcgTATACAATACCAATGGAAGCTATTTTCAAGCTAGTTAACTGTCGGTACCTTGTTTTCtctgttgatattaatttgaaCTCTAGGTTTCTTCCTTCAATGCACCTTCTATGGAATCTACAGACGTTGATTATTGAGGATAGTGACTGGCGGCGTATTTATGCTCCACCTGAGATATGGAAGATGCATCAACTTAGGCATGTGCATGTCTTTAGGCTTAATCTCCCAGATCCATTGACTGGGGATGATGGGTTTGTTCTGTCAAACCTACAGAAGATGTCATTCATTGAGAATTTTAGATGTTCTGAAGCTGTGGTTAAGAGAATTCCCAATATCAAGAAACTGCGAATATCTTATCATGATTCCTCCTCTTGGCGTTACTATCTCGAGAATCTTGGTCATCTACAAAAACTGGAATCCCTCGATTTGGGCTTTATTAAGGTAAGAGGGATTCATTTGTTGGAGAGCCTGAGCATTATGCATTCACTCAGGAAGTTGACTTTGTGGGGTTGCCTTCTTCAATGGGAAGATATAACGACAAGTATAGGTTTATTGCCCCACCTTCAAGTGCTCAGATTGTTGAGAGAGTCGGTTACAGGACACGAGTGGGAAACAGTTGAAGGGCACTTTTGCCACCTAACATCCCTGATAATTGATGACATTAAGGATCTGGAATACTGGAAGTCGGAGAGTAGCCACTTTCCATGCCTTAATCAACTTTTGCTTCGACATTTACGTACATTGAATGAAATTCCTTTGAGTTTTGGAGGAATTCAAACACTTGAACTTATTGCGTTGTATGACTGTAGCGATTCTGCCGTCATTTCTGCCAAGGAAATAGCAGAGCAACAAGAGGAGCTTGGGAATGAAGACCTTCTAGTGTTTGTTAGTCTGGACCCAGATTCTGAACTCCGGCCGGAATTGAAGAGCTCGGCAAGCCGTCGGTTTCGAGTTATATTAAATC GGCTAGCGGGGCCCCGACAGAAGGCACCAGCTTGGAGTAGTTGTAAAAGAAAGACAGTCGAATGTGCATTCGAGGTGTTGGAGAGCTCCTCTGTCTGTGTATATTCCTGCACTTGTTGGTGTTGCTTCCTAATGCATAACATTATCGTTTCGATGGTTGATGATGTGATGTAA